CTTTTCTTCGAACGATCCTGCTGCCTACACTGGAAATCTTACAACAGCATCAAAGCGCTCCATCCATTTGTTCCACCAACACGTAAGCCGTATCATGGGATTGACTTATGCCTAGCTTTCAGGACAGCGCCGTCATCTTCTTCCTCGCCCTGCTTCTCTTCGGCCCGAAGAAGCTGCCCGAGCTCGCCCGCCAACTGGGTAAGCTCATGGCCGAGTTCCGTCGTGCCTCCAACGAATTTCGCATGCAGATGGAAGACGAGCTCCGCGTCGCTGACCAGGAAGAGCAGCGAAAAAAGATCGCCGCCATGGAGGCCGCCGCCCCCGTCTCCCCAGTTATAGCCACACCAGCCATTACCGCACCCGTCATAGCCGACGGCGAGAACACCATCGCACCGCCCGCACTCACCGAAGCCTCCACCTCCGACGTAACCCCCGAGCGCATCGCCCAGCTCACCCAGGAGTTGGTGGAAGACCACCCACACATGCCGCCCGCGATTCCCGCGCCGCTTCCCATTGCAACCTCCGGTGACCTCAATCTCATGCCACCCTCCACCGGCCTTCCTGTCAGCAACTCGGCCCTCTCGCCTGTCCTAGACGCCATCCCCCACGCCACCGAGCCTGAACCAGCAGCCGAAGTAGTCACCAGCGAGGCCACCCACCATGGCTGATCTGGTCGACAGCGTTCGCGCCGCAGTCACCGACCGCGCCGAACTCCCCGGCATGAGCCTGATGGAGCATCTCACCGAGCTCCGCAAGCGCCTCATCCATGCCACCGTCTATCTGCTCATCGGATTCGCCGTTGCCTACGCCTTTCACGAGCGGCTCTACGGCCTCGTCCAGAAACCACTCGACGACCTCCACATCGCACTCAACTTCACCCACCCCACCGACGGTCTCAATCTCTACCTCAAGACCGCCCTGCTGGGTGGCGCGATCCTAGCCTCGCCCTTCATCCTCTACCAGCTCTGGCTCTTCATCTCGCCCGGCATGTACGCCAACGAGAAGCGCTACGTATTTCCCTTCATGGGCGCGACCATCGGTCTCTTCATGGCGGGAGCGTGGTTCGGCTATCACTGGGTGCTCCCCGGCGCCATCAAAGTCCTCGTCCTGGACTTCGGCAAGAGATTCCACCCCATCCTCACCATCGAGGACTACACCCAGTTCTTCCTCGCCGTCATACTCGGCCTCGGCATCTGCTTCGAACTGCCAATCCTCATCTTCTTCCTCTCGCTCTTCGGCATCGTCGACGCCAAGTTCCTCATCAAGCACATCCGCTACGCCATTCTCGTCATCTTCCTCATCTCGGCCATCATCTGTCCGTTGCCCGACCCCTTCAGCATGATCCTCTTCGCCAGTCCCATGCTCGTTCTCTATCTGCTCGGCGTAGGCGTCGCGTACTTTGTCCATCCATCCCGTCGCAAACCCAAAGAGGCCAGTAAAGCCGCATGACCCGACGCCGACCACTTTTCCTCGCGCTGCTTCTCGCCTTCCTTGCATCTGCAATCAATGCCCCAAAAGCTAACGCCCAGAGAGCCGCCTCCCCTCAATTCAGCGGACAAGCTGCCTACAACCTCACCAAACAGCTCCTCGACGTAGCTCCCAAACGCTTCAACGGCTCTCCCGGCCACGCCAAGGCCGAAGAGTTCCTCAAGCAGCACTTCGCCCCGGAAGCCGCCAAGGGAAACTTCGTCGCCGACACCTTCACCGCCACCACCCCCGCCGGCCTCCAGACGATGACCAACTACATCGCCAAATTTCCAGGCAAAAAAGACGGCATCATCGTCCTCGTCTCTCACTACGAGACCAACTACTACCTTCGCGACATCGATTTTTACGGCGCGAACGACGGCGCAGCCACCAGCGCATTGCTCATCGAAATCGCCAGCGTCCTCCGAGCCCACCCGCCCGAGGGCTACTCCATCTGGCTCGTCTTTGACGACGGAGAAGAGTCCGTCAGCGGCAAGTGGTCCACCGCCGACTCCCTCTATGGCACCCGTCACCTCGCCGCCAAATGGTCCCAGGACGGCACCCTCTCCAAAATGAAAGCTCTCCTAGTCGCCGACATGATCGCCGACAAGGATCTCAACATTGACTACGTAGAAAACTCCACCCCGTGGCTGCTCGACCTGCTAAAAGTCGCCGCCAAAAACACCGGCCACTCCGCCAGCATCTTCAAATACCGCGAGGCCGAAGAAGATGATCATCTCCCGTTCGCGGCACGCGGCGTACCTGTCCTCGATGTGATCGACGCCCACTACGGCGCCTTCACCGCAGCCCTCCCCGACGGCTACCACCACACCGACAAGGACACCCTCGACAAGATCAGCGCCCATTCCCTGCAGATCTCCGGCGACATCTTCCTCGAGATGATCCGCTTAATCAACCAGCGCCCCTAAAAGATAGTGTCCTGCCGGACGGCCCTCCTGCGCGGAGGGCGGTCACTTCGTGACTCGTATACCTTGTCGCGGTGAGCCGTAGATGCCGGTCCTCCCGT
The nucleotide sequence above comes from Tunturibacter empetritectus. Encoded proteins:
- a CDS encoding M28 family peptidase; the encoded protein is MTRRRPLFLALLLAFLASAINAPKANAQRAASPQFSGQAAYNLTKQLLDVAPKRFNGSPGHAKAEEFLKQHFAPEAAKGNFVADTFTATTPAGLQTMTNYIAKFPGKKDGIIVLVSHYETNYYLRDIDFYGANDGAATSALLIEIASVLRAHPPEGYSIWLVFDDGEESVSGKWSTADSLYGTRHLAAKWSQDGTLSKMKALLVADMIADKDLNIDYVENSTPWLLDLLKVAAKNTGHSASIFKYREAEEDDHLPFAARGVPVLDVIDAHYGAFTAALPDGYHHTDKDTLDKISAHSLQISGDIFLEMIRLINQRP
- the tatC gene encoding twin-arginine translocase subunit TatC gives rise to the protein MADLVDSVRAAVTDRAELPGMSLMEHLTELRKRLIHATVYLLIGFAVAYAFHERLYGLVQKPLDDLHIALNFTHPTDGLNLYLKTALLGGAILASPFILYQLWLFISPGMYANEKRYVFPFMGATIGLFMAGAWFGYHWVLPGAIKVLVLDFGKRFHPILTIEDYTQFFLAVILGLGICFELPILIFFLSLFGIVDAKFLIKHIRYAILVIFLISAIICPLPDPFSMILFASPMLVLYLLGVGVAYFVHPSRRKPKEASKAA
- a CDS encoding Sec-independent protein translocase subunit TatA/TatB, yielding MPSFQDSAVIFFLALLLFGPKKLPELARQLGKLMAEFRRASNEFRMQMEDELRVADQEEQRKKIAAMEAAAPVSPVIATPAITAPVIADGENTIAPPALTEASTSDVTPERIAQLTQELVEDHPHMPPAIPAPLPIATSGDLNLMPPSTGLPVSNSALSPVLDAIPHATEPEPAAEVVTSEATHHG